In Lactuca sativa cultivar Salinas chromosome 5, Lsat_Salinas_v11, whole genome shotgun sequence, the DNA window gagagagagagagagagagagagagagagagagagagagagagagagagagagagaatagagaTGGTTTAGGAAGGTGCAAGAGATATTTTTTATAAATCGTAAATCTAGTTTAttcttaaattattttttaaatccACCTGTCAAGAGTGATTTAAGAGATTTTACGTAGGAGTATGTCAACCAGACAACTAGGTTTATCGAGCATTAGAGGAGACATTGAGGGTTTGAGCAAGTAAATTGTAGACCTTCAATAACactcaaggttgtaaaaaacgttTGACGTTTTAAGGATTAATCGATCAGGCGAAGATTAATCGAGGGATTAAACGGGACCATAAATTGCTAATTcgttaaattttaaaaacttaaataTGATTAATATcgaggggtgttcgtttggatggatcggttcgatccgatccaatcaagtgaatccaaaataattttggttttcaaaacatgaatccaaatagtccaaactaaattctaATCCAATCCAATCTGATCCAAttataattcggttggatcgtttttatcagtgttgtaaaaatcccgattaatccctaggcgctacttgaccgattagagagcgtctagcgattaatccatgcatacaaaaaGACTGGAACAGTAGAActcgatgaaattttaacactttgaatagttatatctcaatagaaactatttgaggtataattaatgttgtatttatcatattaacctattttgttatgatattagtggtatttatgaacttttatatgatattagtcatatttaattttttaaaatccaacaaattagcaattaatgacccccgattaatctccgcctagtcAATTAATCCattgaccccagtccaccgactagctaacgtcgaacgatttttacaacattggtttttataattcggttttcaaaaactgaaacattttaaaacgacatataattgTAGTATTACCCAATTTTACAAAAGAagtaaaaacaaattatttaattgtgatttaaatttataaaaaactaCTAACAAGtaatattatagtttaatatattGTAGATAAAAAACTATTGAGAGTAAATGCATACTAATGTTTTTTATTTGGCGGCActttttgaacctatttgaaaaaataaattacaaaattagtaaatattttttaatctaataataaattgttattcaGGTTTTTTTAGACTAATctgttcttattttataaaccaaaatcaatctaaaatacaaaataataatacggttttgttgaaaacctatcaaaaaatccgaatatctaaaccaaatagtccaatccaaattgtgtAATTGGACAATtcagttttatccaaatagtgaacagtcctattaatatcataacaaagttcGTAAATGTCGCTAACATCataaaaataggttaatatgattaatataatTATAACCATTCCTCCAATAatttctattgagatataacttcttcaaagtgttaaaatttcatcgtttgTTACTGCTTCATTCATTTTGTAGGCAGAGATTAATCGCTAGGCTCCTCCTAGTCGGTTGGGTAGCGCCTAAGTGCTattcggagattaatcgggaccagttcgagatttttacaacactAATAACACTTAAAGGTATTTTTTAACCTTATGTATTATAAGCTATGGATCCATATCCATGTTATCTAAAGCTTGCAAATATCATCTAAAACGTTGTATGCTTACAGACTTTGAATTAAAAcatcaataaataaatatttctagttccttttttttcaaaatcctaaaataacatctatcgtACTCCCGTCAACTATAAATCCTAATAGTAACATATAAGACACTCACATCAACTAATAATAATGTAACATCCAGTTTTTTAGGTATATTTTAGGGAAAACCTCATAAAAACCCTATGCATTATTCTTGGATGCTTAATAAAAcccttatattatttttttggtcattttaatcATTATTTTTGCTGAAACCGTTTAAACTATCTAATTCATCAGGTAACCCTAGGTTACCCGTTCTCATTAGTCCGACGTGTTCCTTTGTGCAGCCAGAataaaaacaaagaaacaaaacATAGCTTCTAATTTGTTGTTTGTTCTTGCTGTGTATCcggaaaaaaaaatcaagacatccttcttttcttctttcttttgctcgaaaaaaaaattcacaagttttttttttttggttcgaTCGAAGGAGGAGGCTGTTCGGATGTTTTGGGTTCGAATGAGGGTGGTATAAGGGAGGTCTCCGCAGTAGGTGTTTCCCTTTTTTTTATTGCAGGGATAAAGGAAGGAGATGATGAATAGTGTCATGGCGATGGCTTCAATCGTAAGCAGCAGTGGtgatctttcttttcttctttctgttCGATGGCTTCAATCTTGCTCAAGCCACTTGCCCAAAGAACCATATATGTTTGCTTCTAAAATGGTAGCTACGTAGATCCGGGTCGAATTCGGGTCAAAGAGAACCCGTTTGGCTAAGATTTAGACGCTCGAGGGGACTTTGATCGGTAGAATAGAAGTGGTGGACGGATGTACAAATTCGAGGCGGTGATTCCTGCTTGGAGGAGGCAATCGAAGGTTGCGGTTATGAGAAGGATGACAACACTGAAGAATTAAATCCAGAGGCGATGCAGAACGGTGGTTCCGTCGGATTCAGGGGAGGTGGACATGGGTTGAAGGTAAGCCCATGCCGCATGTTTCACAAGGTGATTCCTTATCGACATTTCATAACCCGAATGGACGGCGGAGCAAGCAACTTTAGGGGGTTGGACATGTGCTGTCGGCGATGGAAGTATGTCCCGGAGGGAAGTATAACAAGTGGGTTTGATCGGGATCAGCTCAAAATCcactgaagaagaagatgatgaagatgtgGTGGCAGTTGTTGTGGTGGcgatggaggaggaggaagaagagtgGCAGGGTTTTGTGACGACAGTTGGTGTCCCGCTGGAGTTCCGTCGTCTGAGGATGGGGATTGGTGGTGTGCTAGAATCATCGGCGGCGGCGATGGCGGCGTCCATGGCAGTAGATGGAATTGAGAAATTAGAGAGTGGAAAAGATTTTATAAGATTTGAGAAATGTTAAATGGTTTTGTAGTATGAGTAAAGCCAATAATTGGCGTATATTGTCCATGTCTTTGTAATGAAGCTTTGAGGTGATTGACAAAAGAAGAACGAGAAACAAGATTGCAGCTTCTGGAGAAGGAGAATGGAGACACACCCAATTTAACCCATATTAAATTAAAACCACATCATCTATTTAAGGCCATGTCATCCAATATAAGCCACATCATCTATTTTACCGGTTAGCTTGGGCTAACAGTCACAAAGGATGAAAACAATCAAAGGTTAGAAAGAATAGTGGTTAATTTGTACAAAAAAATGATATAGGTTTTTTTAAGCATTAAGATATAATATATAGGGTTTTTATGAGGTTTtccatatattttattttaattataaatttgATTTTAGGGGTCGCCACGACTAGAAAGTAAAGGCCATGATGTGGCCACCGCTGACGTCTTAAACCCTGATTTTCCATATATTTAAAGGTAAGTGGGAGGCCGGGGTTGTTCATTCTCACCCGCCATCACTCTcgaaccctagaaaccctaaccctaatcctccttggTGCTCTTATTCTCATTTTAGTAAACTTTTAGtggttttgaaggaagaagaagaagagttattGCCTTGGTTCAGCAAGTGATCCTTTCCTCCATTTGTCTACATCTTTTGGACTCCATATAAGTCCTCACGATTCAACCTTTTTGTGTTCTTCTTCATAGATCGAGGTTTTGGAGCATGTATTGGTCATTTTGGAGTGGTTTGAGTGGTTAAAAGAGATAAAGATTGCAACTTTCTGGTTTCTCTATGTCCCTTGAATGTTATATCTTATAGATATGGAATTTTGTGGTAAGATGTGAACCATGCATAGATTTTGGGTCATTTTGTTCCCCTTTTAACCTAGATTGAAGAAGGACATGCATGGGTCATACTTGTCCataaagtttggatttttatggacCATTAGCAGTCCTAGAAGCATACTGGAGAAGTTGGACTGAGGACCTtcgggattaagtgcttaatggttgaGTTTTTGCCATTTTTAGCCTCATAGAAGCTAGGGTTAGAGATTTTATCCTTTTGGgtggacttaatggataaagttggaaactttatccttctagaaAATATTTTGGACTAGATCTAAGCTTTGGAGTTCTTGGGACTGAAGGAagcagcttaatccattaagttgttttGGATCCAGTGCCCACGATGTGGCATCAGGTCGCCACGTCGTGGCGACTGGGGTTAGATCGAATGTTTTGTCCTGATCGGGTGCCACGACATAGCCAAGGACGGCCACGGTGTGGCGCGTCGCTGAAGCTAAATGTTCGATTGTTGACTTGACCTTTGTCCATTGGCATTgagggttgacttttgagttGTGGACCTTGGTCAAATTTCTAGTTTTAGAAAGGTAGACTAAGGGTCTTCCTTGCGTGTATATCCAGGTGACATTTAGCACCATTTTGGGACTTTGTGAGCTTGCGGATTTAGAGCCGCAttttgaggtgagtcttttcactatactcgtgggtcgaaggcatcaattcCGGCCCAGTAAATTAGATTTGTAGaatgatagttgtctttgtgacacttgttGATACGCATGCA includes these proteins:
- the LOC111885246 gene encoding uncharacterized protein LOC111885246; this translates as MDAAIAAADDSSTPPIPILRRRNSSGTPTVVTKPCHSSSSSSIATTTTATTSSSSSSSVDFELIPIKPTCYTSLRDILPSPTAHVQPPKVACSAVHSGYEMSIRNHLVKHAAWAYLQPMSTSPESDGTTVLHRLWI